From the genome of Geminocystis herdmanii PCC 6308, one region includes:
- a CDS encoding Txe/YoeB family addiction module toxin, whose product MAWKIEFSRKVLKDAKKIKSANLDENLKNLLEILKVNPYQPPYEKLSGNLKGYYSRRINIQHRLVYGIDEQNQVVKVVSIWSHYE is encoded by the coding sequence ATGGCGTGGAAAATTGAATTTAGTCGCAAAGTTTTAAAGGATGCGAAGAAGATAAAGTCAGCTAATCTTGACGAGAATCTTAAAAATTTACTCGAAATATTAAAAGTAAATCCTTATCAACCTCCCTATGAAAAACTATCGGGAAATCTTAAAGGATATTATTCAAGAAGGATTAATATTCAACATCGTCTTGTTTATGGTATTGACGAACAAAATCAAGTAGTTAAAGTTGTTTCTATTTGGTCACATTATGAATAA
- a CDS encoding YccF domain-containing protein, whose translation MTLLGNIIWLIFGGFISGLGYILGGLTLCLTIVGIPFGIQTIKIGVATMTPFGKANVVREESSSLIVMIFNVIWVIFFGWEIALSHLFHGAILAITIIGLPFAKQHFKLIPIALFPFGREFKDI comes from the coding sequence ATGACGTTATTAGGTAATATTATTTGGTTGATTTTCGGTGGTTTTATTAGCGGTTTAGGATACATTTTAGGTGGTTTAACTCTTTGTTTGACGATCGTCGGTATTCCTTTTGGTATTCAAACCATTAAAATTGGGGTGGCAACCATGACACCTTTTGGAAAAGCAAATGTGGTTAGGGAAGAATCATCTAGTTTAATTGTGATGATTTTTAACGTAATTTGGGTAATCTTTTTCGGGTGGGAAATTGCTTTATCTCATTTGTTTCACGGTGCAATTTTGGCGATAACGATTATTGGTTTACCCTTTGCGAAACAACATTTTAAACTAATTCCTATAGCACTTTTTCCCTTCGGTAGAGAGTTTAAAGATATATAG
- the msrB gene encoding peptide-methionine (R)-S-oxide reductase MsrB has product MVEKVKKTETEWKEILTPEQFQVTRKHGTERAFTGEYHDYKGKGIYKCVCCGNELFVSDTKYNSGTGWPSFWQPVKEDSVAYKTDVSFFMKRTEVLCNTCDAHLGHVFDDGPKPTGKRYCMNSAALKFEPEETNLLSGEK; this is encoded by the coding sequence ATGGTAGAAAAAGTAAAAAAAACTGAGACTGAGTGGAAAGAAATCCTAACTCCCGAACAATTCCAAGTTACCCGTAAACACGGTACAGAAAGAGCTTTTACTGGTGAATATCACGATTATAAAGGAAAAGGTATCTATAAATGTGTTTGTTGTGGCAATGAGTTGTTTGTTTCTGACACCAAATATAATTCAGGTACAGGGTGGCCTAGTTTTTGGCAACCAGTAAAAGAAGATAGCGTTGCTTACAAAACCGATGTTAGCTTTTTTATGAAACGCACAGAAGTTTTATGTAACACTTGTGATGCTCATTTGGGACACGTTTTTGATGATGGACCAAAACCCACAGGAAAACGTTATTGTATGAACTCTGCTGCGCTAAAATTTGAACCCGAAGAAACTAATTTGTTGTCAGGAGAAAAATAG
- a CDS encoding zinc-ribbon domain-containing protein has translation MIKSNKQKRQEIKKNRQKKADKIKTNYLPKVLADHEQLRHNNTYDLLPNFYVDKPFICRDCGSSQVWTASQQKWWYEVAKGNINSTAVRCRSCRQKLRLIKENNQQKQLINKNK, from the coding sequence ATGATTAAAAGTAATAAACAAAAGAGACAAGAAATTAAAAAAAATAGACAAAAAAAAGCTGATAAAATTAAGACTAATTATCTTCCTAAAGTTTTAGCTGATCATGAACAGTTACGACATAATAATACCTATGATTTATTACCTAATTTTTATGTTGATAAACCGTTCATTTGTCGAGATTGTGGTTCATCTCAAGTGTGGACTGCTTCACAGCAAAAATGGTGGTATGAGGTAGCAAAAGGTAATATTAATTCTACGGCAGTTCGTTGTCGATCGTGCCGTCAAAAATTACGTTTAATCAAAGAAAATAATCAACAAAAACAACTAATAAATAAGAATAAATAA
- a CDS encoding DNA phosphorothioation-associated protein 4 — MAIRIKIAQDKANLVQSLILNNDNPQGVFSTYADVMAFAAALGKKHKYRLPLDSIAKEPSPISLDVFSSRGYDVLIKLLAITETKNPQIISAYDVIAEEERVTIFEEYANGGLMKLQEHLRGSVDYSERILLMLSHQKNQPSIPDTNFDLTKFLPNI, encoded by the coding sequence ATGGCTATTAGAATCAAAATTGCTCAAGATAAAGCTAATTTAGTACAAAGTTTAATCTTAAATAATGATAACCCTCAAGGAGTGTTTTCTACCTATGCCGATGTGATGGCATTTGCGGCGGCATTAGGCAAAAAGCATAAATATAGATTACCATTAGACTCGATCGCCAAAGAACCTTCTCCCATCAGTTTAGATGTTTTTAGTAGTCGTGGTTATGATGTTTTAATCAAACTTTTAGCGATTACTGAAACTAAAAATCCCCAAATTATTTCTGCTTATGATGTCATCGCAGAGGAAGAAAGAGTTACTATTTTTGAGGAATATGCCAACGGTGGTTTAATGAAGTTACAAGAACATCTCAGGGGATCAGTGGATTATAGTGAAAGAATTTTACTCATGTTAAGTCATCAGAAAAATCAACCCTCTATCCCTGATACTAATTTTGATTTGACTAAATTTTTACCTAATATTTAG
- a CDS encoding molybdenum cofactor guanylyltransferase, with amino-acid sequence MIIDNKLIKISAIILAGGKSSRMGKDKALLDVNGTSLLTTISHVAQQCTDEVYIVTPWSEKYRSIVPVECNFIKELSTFQGGLMAFSEALNYVKSDWILLLACDLPFLTVNEVKTWVNYLPSVSEKSMALLPKNEKGWECLCGFYRGNCQESLQSFISSGNRAFQTWLNNEIVEELKVENKQVLFNCNTLEDYYNISNF; translated from the coding sequence ATGATCATAGACAATAAATTAATAAAAATTTCAGCTATCATTTTAGCTGGGGGAAAAAGTTCCCGTATGGGAAAAGATAAGGCTTTATTAGATGTCAATGGAACGTCTTTATTAACAACAATATCTCATGTAGCCCAACAATGCACCGATGAAGTTTATATCGTTACTCCTTGGAGCGAAAAATATCGATCGATCGTACCTGTAGAATGTAATTTTATCAAAGAATTATCAACTTTTCAAGGGGGATTAATGGCATTTTCTGAGGCGTTAAATTATGTGAAAAGTGACTGGATTTTATTATTAGCCTGTGATTTACCTTTTCTCACAGTAAATGAAGTTAAAACATGGGTTAATTATTTACCTTCTGTATCAGAAAAATCGATGGCATTGTTACCAAAAAATGAGAAAGGTTGGGAATGTTTATGCGGTTTTTATCGTGGAAATTGTCAAGAATCTTTACAAAGTTTTATCTCATCAGGAAATAGAGCTTTTCAAACATGGTTAAATAATGAAATAGTAGAAGAATTAAAAGTAGAAAATAAGCAAGTATTATTTAATTGCAATACCCTAGAAGATTACTATAATATTTCTAATTTTTGA
- a CDS encoding antibiotic biosynthesis monooxygenase, producing the protein MSGNHDHGSHHHGTQVNSTNGQLAITTPPEPFIIPSFSDFDRYNPNASYNKAPSFQFPSNIGLPLTRNFDFEDFIKTISGNDPLNLPDQSDLPFYPGIPALKSPNSYQWDSFPAGEAQQFLTVSVDIDKINVENTPLTGDGDLPVELEAISTSELNRPFTVSTTVTPFNAGPIPHIHWAEDEWFIILQGEVDSWVMSPTEEAYDLYEFPADENGDPLTPPQYDGPPALAKDKIKEFYYAHLTAGQAVFLPRGYGHGYRNASPTGEPLVFLTIWSRDIANGYPEGGIEEFFTLPEPRIGRFYDTAEDAAQYGSLYNKTIGSEDATSNQQRFVDYKNTFPDYYVAMSGNYGDFLESGGNWNPAIYKDYEAFPLTPPDYWNPTLDQPWNTDQSDPDADLYYPAPAPNAPSDSVNFSTPFDPQVINRIYITLDDSSKAEQLQELLAQYTSKTETIEGNFYSEPYQDPNNPLNYFIVEYWNEYSDVDVYEKTNTYQNFISQIDAIATTSTTLDTINPVKGSLGAVTDITLVGRFKAKPDTREEMISILTTLQEQTLQEEGALIFEFYENPLVANEWILFQKYADGPSTTFHFSQSYFKQFDSEFGLLLEGNGVADGSAIFYVTDEPASSFYDFQKAGLNILTELFESSPELTVSLETDDSGILKVVNGANTSGIGIVLNVNADFLTDEPIEYGIFAVDNATGSIEGLNPDDSGYLEKVRERASTLFTTINAEKINSVRDVFVETAQEYAFYQVTNGTIWDQSPDVEYSIDNENFFRSHNSDQVEFSFNEGFDLSAQLNGPIKSLNGQIGVPQTEGFNILDTSTLVHKSLTAEIHLLINGDNHPLNIGFYPVLDYSGTIIDPTTGDSIDPSNPNYASVIMGADFDKISLDLPSHADHHHAMEGDHDHNHIHKDYEIMGGEIYAPFVTFATSQGQSTTYFAYNEANPNLDRHFTSLGENGFGIEDNLQDGSLNDVILELDFRFTDPPYTITNNNTGEDDNLLTTPMYRFRTGDGTYMYVGEQERQSIRTNFTSFVEEGEAFKVATQDNDELISIYRFRNTDLAGAYIYVGEEERQSILANFSDTFVEEGLAFYAYGADAQKANDIFRFQTMPGSYLYVGEEERQSIAQGNFGFTDQGIAFEALT; encoded by the coding sequence ATGTCAGGAAATCACGATCACGGTAGTCACCATCACGGTACTCAAGTTAATAGTACTAATGGGCAATTAGCAATAACTACTCCTCCAGAACCATTTATTATTCCTTCTTTTTCAGATTTCGATCGATATAATCCCAATGCGTCTTACAATAAAGCCCCCAGTTTTCAATTTCCTTCCAATATCGGTTTACCCTTAACTCGTAATTTCGATTTTGAGGATTTCATTAAAACTATATCAGGAAATGATCCCCTTAATCTGCCCGATCAAAGTGATTTACCTTTCTATCCCGGTATTCCTGCCTTAAAATCACCCAACTCTTATCAATGGGATTCATTTCCCGCAGGAGAAGCCCAACAATTTTTAACCGTCAGTGTGGACATTGATAAAATTAATGTGGAAAATACTCCCTTAACAGGAGATGGTGATTTACCCGTAGAATTAGAAGCTATTAGTACATCTGAATTAAATCGTCCCTTTACGGTAAGTACTACGGTAACACCCTTTAACGCTGGGCCAATTCCCCATATTCACTGGGCTGAAGATGAATGGTTTATTATTTTGCAAGGAGAAGTGGATTCTTGGGTAATGTCTCCCACGGAGGAGGCTTACGATTTGTATGAATTTCCTGCCGATGAAAATGGCGATCCTTTAACACCTCCTCAATATGATGGTCCTCCTGCCTTAGCAAAAGACAAAATCAAAGAATTTTATTACGCCCATTTAACCGCAGGTCAAGCAGTTTTCTTACCAAGAGGTTACGGTCATGGTTATCGTAATGCGAGTCCGACAGGTGAACCCCTTGTCTTTTTAACTATTTGGTCAAGAGATATTGCAAATGGCTATCCTGAAGGGGGTATCGAAGAATTTTTCACCTTACCTGAACCGAGAATTGGTCGCTTTTATGATACGGCTGAAGATGCCGCCCAATACGGTAGTTTATACAATAAGACGATCGGTTCTGAAGATGCCACGAGTAATCAACAACGTTTTGTGGACTATAAAAATACCTTCCCTGATTACTATGTCGCCATGAGCGGTAATTATGGAGACTTTCTCGAATCTGGAGGCAACTGGAATCCAGCTATTTATAAGGATTATGAGGCATTTCCCCTCACTCCCCCAGACTACTGGAATCCTACTTTAGATCAACCTTGGAATACAGATCAAAGTGATCCTGATGCAGATTTATATTATCCTGCTCCTGCGCCTAATGCACCTTCGGATAGTGTTAATTTTTCCACTCCCTTTGATCCTCAAGTAATTAACCGTATTTATATTACTTTAGATGATAGTTCTAAGGCGGAACAGTTACAAGAATTATTGGCTCAATATACAAGCAAGACGGAAACTATTGAAGGTAATTTCTATAGTGAACCTTATCAAGACCCGAATAATCCGCTAAATTATTTTATTGTGGAGTATTGGAATGAATATTCTGATGTGGATGTTTATGAGAAAACCAATACTTATCAAAATTTTATCAGTCAAATTGATGCGATCGCAACTACTTCTACAACTTTAGATACCATTAATCCCGTTAAAGGGTCTCTAGGGGCTGTCACTGATATTACTCTAGTGGGCAGATTTAAAGCCAAACCCGATACTAGAGAAGAAATGATCAGTATTTTGACTACCTTACAAGAACAAACCTTACAGGAAGAAGGGGCTCTGATTTTTGAATTTTATGAGAATCCTTTAGTCGCCAATGAATGGATTTTGTTTCAAAAGTATGCTGATGGGCCTTCGACTACTTTTCACTTTTCTCAAAGCTACTTTAAACAATTTGATTCTGAATTTGGCTTATTGTTAGAGGGCAATGGTGTTGCTGATGGTAGTGCTATCTTTTATGTCACCGATGAACCAGCATCCAGTTTTTATGACTTTCAAAAAGCAGGTTTAAACATTTTAACGGAATTGTTTGAAAGTTCTCCTGAGTTAACCGTTAGTTTAGAAACCGATGACTCTGGTATTCTCAAGGTGGTTAATGGTGCAAATACTTCGGGTATCGGCATTGTTTTAAATGTTAATGCAGATTTTCTCACGGATGAACCCATCGAATACGGTATTTTTGCGGTGGACAATGCTACTGGTTCGATCGAAGGATTGAATCCCGATGACAGTGGTTATTTAGAAAAAGTGAGAGAAAGAGCGTCAACTTTATTTACTACCATTAACGCCGAAAAAATTAATAGTGTTAGAGATGTTTTTGTCGAGACTGCTCAAGAATATGCTTTTTATCAGGTAACTAATGGTACTATTTGGGATCAATCTCCTGATGTGGAATATTCGATCGATAACGAGAACTTCTTTCGATCGCACAACAGCGATCAAGTAGAATTTTCTTTTAACGAAGGTTTCGACTTATCCGCTCAATTAAATGGTCCTATTAAGAGCTTAAATGGTCAAATTGGTGTACCTCAAACAGAAGGATTTAACATCCTAGATACTTCTACCCTCGTTCATAAATCCTTAACTGCCGAAATTCATTTATTGATTAACGGAGATAATCACCCCTTAAACATCGGTTTTTATCCCGTTTTAGACTATTCGGGAACAATTATTGATCCTACCACGGGAGATTCGATCGATCCCAGTAATCCTAATTATGCCTCCGTAATCATGGGAGCAGATTTTGACAAAATTTCCCTTGATTTACCTTCCCATGCGGATCATCATCATGCCATGGAAGGTGATCACGATCATAACCATATCCATAAAGATTATGAAATCATGGGAGGAGAAATTTATGCACCCTTTGTCACCTTTGCCACCTCTCAAGGACAGTCAACAACCTATTTTGCCTATAATGAAGCCAATCCCAATCTCGATCGACATTTTACCTCTTTAGGGGAAAACGGTTTTGGCATTGAAGACAACCTACAAGACGGCAGTTTAAATGATGTCATCCTAGAGTTAGATTTTCGATTCACCGATCCCCCCTATACAATAACAAATAACAATACGGGAGAAGACGACAACTTGTTAACTACTCCCATGTATCGCTTCCGCACAGGAGATGGTACTTATATGTATGTAGGAGAACAAGAGCGTCAAAGCATACGAACCAACTTTACCAGTTTTGTAGAGGAAGGAGAAGCCTTTAAAGTAGCCACTCAAGACAACGATGAACTAATCTCTATCTATCGTTTCCGCAATACTGATCTTGCAGGTGCATATATTTATGTAGGAGAAGAAGAACGTCAAAGTATTTTAGCAAATTTTAGCGATACTTTTGTAGAAGAAGGATTAGCATTTTATGCCTATGGTGCGGATGCTCAAAAAGCTAATGATATTTTCCGTTTCCAAACCATGCCCGGTAGTTATCTGTATGTCGGTGAGGAAGAACGACAAAGCATTGCTCAAGGTAACTTTGGCTTTACCGATCAAGGAATTGCTTTTGAAGCATTAACTTAA
- a CDS encoding carboxymuconolactone decarboxylase family protein encodes MTYKNAVLDDQELQAGLSSINPKFGDFCTRVAGEAWGLPLIDQKTKALITIAVDVVNQDQTGAGNPFGAHVAMALKQGATREEIEELLLFMCVYAGFNKAAGCFGMLNEFFANAEK; translated from the coding sequence ATGACTTATAAAAATGCTGTTTTAGATGATCAAGAATTACAAGCAGGATTAAGTAGTATTAATCCCAAATTTGGCGATTTTTGTACCCGTGTTGCTGGTGAGGCTTGGGGTTTACCTTTGATTGATCAAAAAACTAAGGCTTTAATTACCATCGCTGTTGATGTGGTGAATCAAGATCAAACTGGTGCAGGAAATCCCTTTGGCGCTCATGTGGCTATGGCACTCAAACAGGGTGCAACCAGAGAAGAAATTGAAGAATTATTACTTTTTATGTGCGTTTATGCTGGTTTTAATAAAGCGGCCGGTTGTTTTGGTATGCTCAATGAATTTTTTGCTAATGCAGAAAAATAA